A single Oncorhynchus tshawytscha isolate Ot180627B linkage group LG01, Otsh_v2.0, whole genome shotgun sequence DNA region contains:
- the LOC112249075 gene encoding dual specificity protein phosphatase 3-like, translated as MNTMRLKKLGITHILNAAEGNSFMHVNTNAEFYAGTGITYHGMGASDTDHFDLSIYFEEGANFIEKALAHNDGKGKVYVHCREGYSRSPTLVIAYLMLRHRMDIRSALSMVRQKREIGPNDGFLRQLCRLNESLAAEGKFWNQ; from the exons ATGAACACGATGCGTCTGAAGAAGCTAGGCATCACCCACATTCTGAATGCAGCGGAAGGCAACTCCTTCATGCACGTTAACACCAACGCGGAGTTCTACGCTGGCACAGGCATCACATACCACGGCATGGGCGCCAGTGACACAGACCACTTTGACCTCAGCATCTACTTCGAGGAGGGGGCGAACTTCATCGAGAAGGCCTTGGCACACAATGATGGGAAGG GTAAAGTATACGTTCACTGCAGAGAGGGCTACAGCCGCTCCCCAACACTGGTCATCGCCTACCTGATGCTGCGCCACAGGATGGACATTCGGTCCGCCCTGTCCATGGTACGACAGAAGAGAGAGATTGGCCCTAACGATGGCTTCCTGCGCCAGCTGTGTCGCCTCAACGAATCTCTGGCGGCCGAAGGAAAGTTCTGGAACCAATGA